The window GGACCGTTACATAATCAGGAATACACTCACTTAGAGTTCTGTCATCCACTTCTACATTGAATACCCTTATGTCAACAGCTTTTTCTTCGCCTTCCCATTCTCTGTAGAGCTTGAAAATGATTGCGAAGCTTCCCAAGGATTCGGGACTGAATAACCAGGTCACTGTCGAACCGCCACCTTGGACGGCGTTTTCAGATCGGTCAACGGAGATTTCCTTCGAAAATAGTGAAAAAGCGTTAGCTTCTGATGAATAGTAGTGCCATGTATAGCCTGTCGAAGCGTTCTCCTCAAGTTGGACCTTCAACCGTTGCTCGTAGCTGACCCTGTTTATTATTATCGTGATCTCCGATTCTTCTGAATCTCCTATGCCGGCAAGAAGAGTTCCATAGAAAGCCACAAATACAATCGTAATTATAAAAGAGACTCTGTGATAGTTTTTGAAAGCCATAAGTACCTCCTATTCTGCTTCTGTTAGAAAACCAATCATGTAAGGATTAGACGATCTCCAGAAAGAAAAGATCAAACGAAAAAGAGGATCCAAAGAAGAAATCGTTGTCTTCGGCTAGGTTTTTCTCGCATTTTATGGTTAAAGGTAATAGGAAGGGCCGAAATTCAATCGCGACTGCTAGTATAAGAGAAGGTCCGATCACGTCTCGCGGCTTTTTCGTCTTTCCATCTGACAATGTGGATTTTTACGACACAACTAATCAATCATTTGTGTTAATATTTCTTCATGATACAAAAAAGGAGGGAAAGTAAATGGAATCCGTTTATAAAAAGCTTCGTATATACAACTTGAT is drawn from Mesotoga sp. BH458_6_3_2_1 and contains these coding sequences:
- a CDS encoding protease inhibitor I42 family protein — encoded protein: MAFKNYHRVSFIITIVFVAFYGTLLAGIGDSEESEITIIINRVSYEQRLKVQLEENASTGYTWHYYSSEANAFSLFSKEISVDRSENAVQGGGSTVTWLFSPESLGSFAIIFKLYREWEGEEKAVDIRVFNVEVDDRTLSECIPDYVTVLGSSSGSASPGDLFSVTTEQDSSAGFSWSVRSDTEILRLMDDRYTDPSKSQSSPVDISNFPMATAEPGKRLFDFEALRRGVSLIELEFSSTVENDGTASTLYAGVSVK